In Arachis hypogaea cultivar Tifrunner chromosome 17, arahy.Tifrunner.gnm2.J5K5, whole genome shotgun sequence, a single window of DNA contains:
- the LOC112763028 gene encoding inositol transporter 1-like, whose amino-acid sequence MVAVDMNISVRAGSFNYLEKHPERRISIFQNSYIVAITLTAGIGGLLFGYDTGVISGALLYIKEDFEQVKNSFFLQELIVAMALVGAIFGATIGGYINDALGRKMAIVVADFCFAVGSLIMAIAPNPYVIIIGRFLVGLGVGAASVTAPVYIAEISPSEIRGGLVGFNALMITGGQFLSFVINYGLTKVPGTWRWMLGVAGSPAVVQLVFMIFLPESPRWLYFKNKKEAAANVLSKIYPSPRLEDEIEILEFHLEKEQKNKVKVNYSDVFKLKEIRVAFICGAGLQAFQQFTGISIVLYYSPIIIQLAGFKSNDAALFLSLIVSGLNAGGTILGIYLIDASGRKKLTLGSLSGVAIALTILSMACFIIGHGNASQVYAWLAIVGLALYIIFFAPGMGPVPWAVNSEIYPEEYRGICGGMSATVNWICSVIMSISFLSVVDAIGLGGSFMILLGVTMVAIVFVIIYMPETKGLTFEEVSNIWKEKAYGKDKNDISLVEKTNT is encoded by the exons ATGGTTGCAGTAGATATGAATATTTCTGTGAGAGCAGGAAGTTTCAATTACTTAGAAAAACATCCTGAGCGTAGAATATCAATTTTTCAAAACTCTTACATTGTTGCAATTACTCTCACTGCTGGTATTGGAGGTCTTTTATTCGGCTATGATACTg GTGTGATATCAGGTGCCCTCTTGTATATAAAAGAGGATTTCGAGCAGGTCAAGAATAGTTTTTTTCTTCAG GAACTTATTGTTGCTATGGCCTTGGTTGGTGCAATATTTGGTGCTACCATTGGCGGTTACATTAATGATGCTTTAGGGCGTAAGATGGCTATTGTAGTGGCAGATTTTTGTTTTGCCGTAGGATCACTTATTATGGCCATTGCACCAAATCCTTATGTTATTATAATAGGCCGTTTTTTGGTTGGCCTTGGTGTTGGTGCGGCTTCCGTTACTGCTCCAGTTTATATTGCAGAAATATCACCATCTGAAATAAGAGGAGGATTAGTTGGCTTCAATGCTCTTATGATTACCGGTGGACAATTTCTGTCATTTGTCATCAATTATGGCTTGACAAAG GTCCCGGGTACGTGGCGTTGGATGCTCGGGGTTGCAGGCTCTCCTGCAGTGGTCCAATTAGTTTTTATGATCTTCCTCCCTGAATCCCCAAGATGGCTCTATTTTAAG AATAAGAAAGAAGCAGCCGCTAATGTTCTATCCAAGATTTACCCATCACCTCGTTTAGAAGATGAGATTGAGATTCTAGAATTTCACTTGGAGAAAGAACAGAAAAATAAGGTCAAAGTTAACTACAGTGATGTGTTCAAGCTAAAAGAAATTAGAGTTGCATTTATATGTGGGGCTGGACTTCAAGCATTCCAGCAATTTACCGGTATTAGCATTGTCTTGTATTATAGTCCAATAATCATCCAATTAGCTGGGTTTAAATCAAACGATGCTGCATTGTTCTTGTCCCTTATTGTTTCTGGCTTGAATGCCGGTGGCACAATTCTTGGAATCTATCTTATTGACGCTTCAGGCCGCAAAAAGCTCACTCTTGGTAGCTTATCAGGTGTGGCTATAGCCTTAACCATCCTCTCTATGGCATGCTTTATTATAGGACATGGCAATGCCAGTCAAGTATATGCGTGGCTTGCGATTGTTGGTTTAGCTTTGTATATCATATTCTTTGCTCCTGGTATGGGTCCTGTGCCATGGGCAGTGAACTCGGAGATTTATCCTGAAGAGTATAGAGGAATATGTGGTGGCATGTCTGCAACTGTGAATTGGATTTGTAGTGTTATAATGTCTATTAGTTTTCTTTCAGTAGTTGATGCCATAGGGCTTGGTGGGAGTTTCATGATTCTCTTGGGAGTCACTATGGttgcaattgtttttgtgatCATCTACATGCCAGAGACAAAAGGATTGACCTTTGAAGAAGTTTCAAACATTTGGAAGGAAAAAGCCTACGGAAAAGACAAAAATGACATAAGTCTGGTTGAGAAAACAAATACATGA